One Drosophila gunungcola strain Sukarami chromosome 2R unlocalized genomic scaffold, Dgunungcola_SK_2 000004F, whole genome shotgun sequence genomic window, ATATGCTAATGAGTCATTTGTAATCTTCCCCAGGAACCCCGCAACTCGgcgctccagctcgacctggACGATGACTCTGCTTCGCTGCAGAGCCAAGACATTGACAAACGTAAGCATctcaattaattgatttactTTTAGACCTCCAGCTTATATATGCTTTACCCTTTTGCAGTTCCAGGTACACCTACATCCATTTTGCGGGATGCCAAAGAGCAGTCCCAACCAAGTAGCAGTTTACCAATCGCAGCAGcggcaactgcagcagcagcagcagctacaaccacaacaaaagcaacagcaaccacTCCGGACAGACCAAACCACACAAAGGATGACAATGCTGAAGCGGCAGCCCAGCAGCCGCCGCATACCAAAGTGCCAGCTCCAGCGCCGCCGTCGTCGTCCCAACAAACGCCTCCACCGCCAGTCCAGCAGCAGCCACCAACACCACCAGTCCCAACCGTGCTGCAAAAGAAACCCGAAGATGTGGCAGCTGCAACTGAGCAGCTGAAAAAACCGAATCCGACAAGAAGGTAAGAACTCCCCTTCTGGTTTAACAATACCAAACAAACTGATTTGAATGCTCCCCCTCTTTTAAAGCACTTTGTCAAAAAGGAAAAGGGCAAAGCGCCGCCCCCACCGTCTCCCTTGGGTCTTGCAAATGCCAAGTCGCCGGCCAGCGACTCCCAGACATCTCCCAAAAAGCAGGCCACGCCCGAGCCCGCCTCCTCAGTCACCACGGCCATTGAGGTGGCCATTGGCCAGGAGGCGATGGAGCCGAAGCCGCAGCCGCCCTCGCCCACAGCCTCCTCCATTGTGTCCGTGCAGTCGGTGGCCTCTTCCAGCTCCTCGGGTAGCGTTTCGAATGCTGTTCTCAGCTCGAGCACTTCGCTGATCACCATCAACAGCGATCCACCCACACCGCAGCATCACCAGCAGTTGCCAGCGCCACCAGCGCAGCATTTGGTGCTGCCCAACAGCTTGGAGTCTGTTAGCCAGATCACTGTGGTGACCAGCACCCATCCGCCGGTGATCATCGACAACTCGGTGGTGCCGCCGCCGCAGAACGAGGTGATCATTGTGTCCAACGATCTGAACAAGAGCACCCACCTGCACGAGTCGTCGACGGACGACGACTTCCCCTCGCTGGACGACAGTTTGGGCGATGCCAGCAGCACACCGCCCCACAAGCAATCCTCCATGATATTGGCTGTCAATGAGCCGGCAGGAGTGGTGCCCACTCCGCAAACAGCATCCACTGTCCACGCTCGCAAGCTGGACGAGAGTGAGGTGTTGATTGTGAGTCCCTCGTACGCGGATGATGACTCCGCCTACAACACGGCATCCGGCAGCCACAGTCACGATCACAGCGACCATCTGATGGACACGAGCCACGTCTCCGTGGTCACCGTTGGCGACGAGGGCGTCAAGGTGAAGGACAGCAGCAATGAGCTGGGCAAGCGCCAGCCCAATGGACTGGGCCTTGTGCCCGAGGACGTTAACATCATTGTAAACCGATTCAAGCAGGAGAAGCGATCGCCGGACAGCTCGCTGAGCGAGAATGGCTCGGTGCGCGGCCGCCGGGGCATCGAGGTGCTGGTGGGCGGCAGCGGGGGATCCGACGTGGACAGCATCGGCACCAACACTAGTCAGGACAGCCGGAACGAGGTGGATCACAAtaacaagcagcagcagctgcagccaCCAGCGGCAGTGCTGatgccgccaccgccgccgtcGGTGACGAATAATAACCACAGTCATGAGACCAtcaacgaggaggaggaggtggtcaTCCGGCCCAAGACGAGGGTGCCGCCCGTGGTCAAGTCTGTGAATGCCCAAGGCCTCACCAAAGAGGAGATTGAGCTGCGCAATCTGCGCAAGAAGACACGAAAGCGCACGCGCAAGTTCGAGATCGATGGCGTGCAGATGACCACCACCACGAGTCGTGTGATCTACGGCGACGATGAGAACGGACGAATCTACGACGACCACGACTTCCGCAAGCAGGAGCTGCGCGAACTGAAGATGCTGCAGAAGCAGGAGAAGAAACAGCAGACCGAGCTGTACCTGAAGGAGCAGCAGGCCAAGGAGCAGCAAGATCGCCGCTTCGAGCAGGAGCGCTCCTCGCTGGAGAAGACCTACGAGGCGGACATGGACATGCTGGCGCGCCAGCACAAGCAGCTGGTGGAAAAGACCGAGCAGTCGCAGGAAAACGAGCTGCGCTGCACGTCCAAGCGCATTCGCTccgagcaggagcaggagctgaaGATCTTCCGCGAGAACCTCAAGCAGGAGATCAAGCTGCTCAAGCATGAGGTGGACCTCTTGCCCAAGGACAAGCGCAAGGATGAGTTCAAGCAGCGCCGCTCGGCCATGGACCTGGATCACGAGGAGAAGGAGCGCGCCTTCCTCGATTCCCTCAAGGAGCGGCATGAACTGCTGCTGCGACGACTCAGCGAAAAGCATCGCGAGCACCTGGCCTCCATCAACCGCAACTTCctgcagcagaagcagaacGCGATGAGGACGCGGGAGGCCCTCCTCTgggagctggaggagaagcAGCTGCACGAGCGCCACCAGCTGTCCAAGCGGCATGTGAAGGATCTGTGCTTCATGCAGCGCCACCAAATGATCATCCGGCACGAAAAGGAGCTGGATCAGGTGAAGCGCATGCTGCAGCGCAAGGAGGAGGACATGGTCAAGAAGCAGACGATGGAGAAGCGAGCGCTGCCCAAGCGAATCCGGGCAGAGCGCAAGGCACGAGACCTCATGTTCCGTGAATCCCTGCGTATATCCACGAACCTAGATCCAGAAGTCGAACGCGATCGCGTGAAGAAGGTACAAGTGAACTAAAAAGTTATTGCGAGAAAGATGAAATTATACCGATTTCAATTGCAGTTCCAGGAGCAGGAGAAGAAGCGCTACATGCAGGAGGAGCGTCGGTTTGAGGTCAAGCATCAAAAGCAATTGGAGGAGCTACGCGCCACACGTGAAAGCGCCATAAAGTGGGTTATTTCTTAACTATCCCCTCCGCCAATACTCATTTAACACTATTTGCAGAGAGCTGGAGCAACTCCAGAACGAGAAGCGCCGGGCTCTGGTGGAGCATGAGCACTCCAAGCTGTCGGAGATCGATGAACGACTGAAGGGCGAGCTGCGCGAGTGGCGCGAACAGTTGGTGCCCCGCAAACAGGTGTGTATGCCAACAGGTCCCTACTTTTAACCCGCCCAAGAGCTCTTTCAGCAAATACTCTCCGCCTTACTTTGTTGGtgttatgtgttttttttttattgattgtaCAAAGTAGCTCAACTCGTTTAATATAAGTTGGTAATGATACTTAATGTATATTGATTGGTTTACGGTGAACTGTGGTGTCTTGTGCTACCCTCTTtcccttaaaaataaaaacccatcCCGACCCGTTCCGTCAAAGTTGCGCGGTTTAGAGATGAGCCATAGACGGGGGTGGACTGCCTAGGttaatttaattgtctttaCTCAACTGTTTGTCATTCAATCAATAAGTATCTGACTCATTCGTTTGTTAGGTGAACAGAAAAGAGACAATGAATCATCATTAgataatatatttcttattgTTAGGCGGGTCGGTAATCTTTGCTACTGATACGACAACTGGGACATTGACTGACGAACCACTAGCTCATCTTTAAACCGCTGCCACTTGGCTGAACCAAGGCTGAACTTAAtccaattattttttcaactttttctctctctttaCACCCACGCAAATGCATTCACTTTGGTGGCCTACTGTACCTACTACTACCtacaaaactaaaacaaaacaaaaaccaaaaccgatAACTGATAACtgataaaaaccaaatatataaaaaatgcttaCCGCTGTGCTTCCAACTACtaaccaaaaaaccaaaaaaaaaaaccaaaaaaaccaaCCAACCGATCAACGGATTTGGTCATGCATGTGTTTAACAACCAAATCGAAACGAGCATAGGAACTGAACCAACGCATCAAAGTGGCCATCGATCAGCACGAGCAACGTTTCGGCCTGGTGGTCAATCGCGAGGAGTTCGAGGACCAGGAGGTGGAGCTGCCCGTGCACCTGCGCAACATCTACAACGAGCGACCCTTGCGCCTGCTGCCCCGCAACACCTTCATTGATCCGCAGCACTTGCCGCGCTCCCGCTCCTCGCTGCTGATgatgggcggcggcggcagtcTGTTGTCCAACTTCCGCGGCTCAGCGCCAGATCTCAGCCGCAGTGTGCCCAGCACTCCGATCCTGCACAAGCAACAGCGATCGCAGATGATCAGCGATCTGGTGctggaggaggacgaggagcagTTGCTGAGCGAGCAGATGAAGCGGGCCAGCGTGACCACGTTGCCGGCCCAGAGCCAGCTGCGCCTGATCACCCAACTGCCGGCCAATGAGCTGGTCAAGGTGGTGACCACCACGCCGCCACTGAACAGTGCGGAGGATGCGAATGCTGCCAAGCCAGCTATGAGTACTTTCCGGGGCAGTACAcccccgccgccgccgccgccaaaAAATCCTAATGATCTGGGCCTGGTGAGCAACCGATTCAGCCGCCTGGATGCCCAGGCAGCGGCAGAGGCCAGCGGCGGCGGCGTGGAGCTGCGCATCCACGAGGGACCAGTGCTGACGGCGCACACGCAGCGGCTGCTGCACACCACCTCGTTTGCCATCAAGCGACCCTCGCTGGCCAGTCGCAGCAGCGGCCGATCCTCGCTGAGCAGTGCCCAGTCGATGTACAACATCAACGAGCTGTCCACGCGTTACACCAGCGATGCAGACTTGATTTTCGACTCGGGACGCAAGGCGGCCGCCCTACTGGACGAAGTGCAGCCGCAGCTGAGGTCCTCCGTTAAGCCGGGCCACCACAGTCGCCTCAATGGCAGCGTGGCATCGGCGGATTCGGCCGCCCCCTCGGATGATTTCTACTACGACCTGTATGCGGCCAAGTACCGATTGCCGAGGGTCAATCAGCGGCAGCACAGCTGCGAGGAGGATTCATCGGCCATCTAGGAGACCAGCGACGCAGAATGATCCATTGCGATCAGCACTTGCCACGTTGCAGCAGCCAGTTTCCTAAATGCACTACTAAACACTAACCAGTCACTCAAACCTGTACTCACACCTACTGACAACAAATCCACCTGCTTTTCATTCCCCACCTGGTGCTGGCTAAATGCTCGTCCCCAGTAGTCAGTCCCCCCGAAAACACCTCATCTTGCTAACCGAATATGTCTAGCCATAGCTATTCTCACCTATTAACGCGAACGCGCTCTGCATCGGAAATTGCCATACACTCTGTCTTGCCAAAAGTTGATTATGTTTGTTGGAATTGCTATGCTATTTTATTGAACgaaaagtgttttgttttaatgtttaagtATTTGCCTGACTTGGACCAGCCATCCACTTCCAAATGCATTCCATTTAAGCAGTATTATCGAAGTACTTAGTAAACGAAACGAGAGAATAATAAAGAATACAATCAACATTCCACTTAGCCACATGCCAAGCATTTGTGTAGCCATATCTTACTCTAAACATTCGTATAACTGtaaacatacaaataaatattatcatattgcaaatttcatgatgCTTCACTGTACACACCCACTcttacacacacatatatatatctataaacACACCCACATGCAAACAACAATGCGCTGCTatcgaaaaccaaaaaaaaaaaaacaaacaaaaaccaaaccaaatcaaaaaaatctgTATCCAAAAACTTTTCTTGCCGGCTCTCCTCTTCTCGTAATGTGTAAAGCAACTACAGCAGCGGCTGCAACAAGAGGTTAGTCCTTTGATCTATCCCCAGTGTGCTTCCCAAACCATGGGATATGGGTCGTATACTTCATATCTGGTGGTTGCGGAAGACGACACTGTGTATTCTACATATGTATAGTTCTTCAGCTCTAAATGTCCTACTAATGCATGCGCTATACAGCTAAACTTTCCTTTCACCCCGATTTCCATATCACTCTAACTTGATATTGTGAGACTGAATGTTGTTGCCTAGTAAAGTGTGCACTTATTGTCTACATTACTAATGTATAACTGATATTCCGAAAGCAGCGCCTGGAGGAGACCTTTGCCCAGCAACTGGACGAAATGGAGACCCTGTACGGCGGCACCCTGATTGTGTCCATGCCCTCGGACACGCTGCAGCGAGATCACTTCACCGGCTCGACGCGCAGCAGCCTCAGTTCGTATTCCGAGGGCTGAGGCGGGCCGGGAGCATTATAACAAAGGAactgcagcggcagcagctaTGACAGCTATGCAGAACGTAACAAAACAATTGTCAGCCATCCATTAAGGCTTCCGCCAGAGATTGGGCGCCTCTGCCTTggcttatatatattatatatagatatacatAGAGAGAAAgggtatatatatttcagaTGGACGTGTATGTATGTAAGCCGTGCCAAGCAGCGCGTCGGGTCAAGCTTAAGTTTTTTGTGTCGTAAAAACGTATTgcataagtttaattttatcatCTTGCAGTGTATGTTAGCCTATtgttc contains:
- the LOC128253814 gene encoding LOW QUALITY PROTEIN: serine/threonine-protein kinase 10 (The sequence of the model RefSeq protein was modified relative to this genomic sequence to represent the inferred CDS: inserted 1 base in 1 codon), which gives rise to MSFINNLKKVFHLGGGEAKKKRLYNNIKMDTDPEEFWEMVGELGDGAFGKVYKAQHKEQKRYAAAKMCQLEDEENLSDHMVEIDILSEIKHPNVVELYEAFSIDDKLWMLIEYCDGGALDSIMVELEKPLTEPQIAYVCKHMTEGLTFLHRNKVIHRDLKAGNVLLTMEGGVKLADFGVSAKNKHTMQKHDTFIGTPYWMAPELVLCETFRDNPYDHKVDIWSLGITLIELAQMEPPNSEMSPMRVLLKIQKSEPPKLEQPSRWSKEFNDFLKKSLVKDPQVRPTTDVLMQHGFINRHLDAKPIKDLLLEYKAEVVEEVVDDETEEPRNSALQLDLDDDSASLQSQDIDKLPGTPTSILRDAKEQSQPSSSLPIAAAATAAAAAATTTTKATATTPDRPNHTKDDNAEAAAQQPPHTKVPAPAPPSSSQQTPPPPVQQQPPTPPVPTVLQKKPEDVAAATEXAEKTESDKKHFVKKEKGKAPPPPSPLGLANAKSPASDSQTSPKKQATPEPASSVTTAIEVAIGQEAMEPKPQPPSPTASSIVSVQSVASSSSSGSVSNAVLSSSTSLITINSDPPTPQHHQQLPAPPAQHLVLPNSLESVSQITVVTSTHPPVIIDNSVVPPPQNEVIIVSNDLNKSTHLHESSTDDDFPSLDDSLGDASSTPPHKQSSMILAVNEPAGVVPTPQTASTVHARKLDESEVLIVSPSYADDDSAYNTASGSHSHDHSDHLMDTSHVSVVTVGDEGVKVKDSSNELGKRQPNGLGLVPEDVNIIVNRFKQEKRSPDSSLSENGSVRGRRGIEVLVGGSGGSDVDSIGTNTSQDSRNEVDHNNKQQQLQPPAAVLMPPPPPSVTNNNHSHETINEEEEVVIRPKTRVPPVVKSVNAQGLTKEEIELRNLRKKTRKRTRKFEIDGVQMTTTTSRVIYGDDENGRIYDDHDFRKQELRELKMLQKQEKKQQTELYLKEQQAKEQQDRRFEQERSSLEKTYEADMDMLARQHKQLVEKTEQSQENELRCTSKRIRSEQEQELKIFRENLKQEIKLLKHEVDLLPKDKRKDEFKQRRSAMDLDHEEKERAFLDSLKERHELLLRRLSEKHREHLASINRNFLQQKQNAMRTREALLWELEEKQLHERHQLSKRHVKDLCFMQRHQMIIRHEKELDQVKRMLQRKEEDMVKKQTMEKRALPKRIRAERKARDLMFRESLRISTNLDPEVERDRVKKFQEQEKKRYMQEERRFEVKHQKQLEELRATRESAIKELEQLQNEKRRALVEHEHSKLSEIDERLKGELREWREQLVPRKQELNQRIKVAIDQHEQRFGLVVNREEFEDQEVELPVHLRNIYNERPLRLLPRNTFIDPQHLPRSRSSLLMMGGGGSLLSNFRGSAPDLSRSVPSTPILHKQQRSQMISDLVLEEDEEQLLSEQMKRASVTTLPAQSQLRLITQLPANELVKVVTTTPPLNSAEDANAAKPAMSTFRGSTPPPPPPPKNPNDLGLVSNRFSRLDAQAAAEASGGGVELRIHEGPVLTAHTQRLLHTTSFAIKRPSLASRSSGRSSLSSAQSMYNINELSTRYTSDADLIFDSGRKAAALLDEVQPQLRSSVKPGHHSRLNGSVASADSAAPSDDFYYDLYAAKYRLPRVNQRQHSCEEDSSAI